TGCCGTCTTTGTTATTCAGAACTATGAGAGGTTTATCAGTGTAAAGATACCTTATGCCGAGACCTGCTATGACCCCACCGCCGTGGAGGTTCTCTGCTATCAGGTACCTTATGTTCTCCATCTCTTTATTGTTCCTGCGGAGCAGATCGATGCCTTCAAGAATCTCCTTTCTGTAATCATCTGCGATCCTTCTCGCTTCAGGGAGCGCAGACCGGTCCCGCAGACACAGTGTCAGGCCGACTCCAGGTCTCTCAAGACGGCCGCACGCGTTCAGGAGTAGAACGAGCTCGAAGGCGTTCTCGACCACCTCTCTCTTCAGCCGTATCATCTCTCCTATCACCGAATCCGCAGCGAAGCTTCCCTGCATGAGAAGCTTGAGAACCAGCGCTGTTGAGAGCCTCGTAAGCGGCTCTCCTCTGAGATCCTCCACCTTCCCATCAACGCCGACCTCTCTCAGGAACGCCCTCACCCTCTCCGGATCTCCGGTGAAGTCGAGCAGCGGCTCGATTGAGCGCTCGAAGACCTTCGAGACATCGCCGTCCTCTGCCATCTTGAGCCCGGGGCGCACCTCCACAGCACCCGCGGCCAGCCCCTCCTCGAGTATAAGCCTGTTTGCGCCGATCATAGCCTGCCTGTCGCCTATCGCGCCCACAAGCGCAAGCCCTGCGAGGTCCCTGTTATCACCCATCTTTCTCACGACAGAGTAAACGACCCCTGACGCGCTCATCTCAAAGGCCCCATCGATGCCGAAGCTATGAGGGTTAAGCGACATGCAGTCCAGAGAGTCGACAGGCCTGTGATGGTCGAGCACAAAGACGTCGCCCTTTACTCCGGATACCACCTCAGGCTGACCGCTGCCCATGTCGCAGAAGACGATCGGCGGCTCCAGGCCCTCAATGGCATCCGCACTCAGACGCGGCGTCAGCCTGGCCTGGAACGGAATCCCGGCGCGAGCGAGAGCGTTGCAGAGCAGACCTGCCGATGATATACCATCAGCGTCGTCATGTGAGACCACGACAACCCTATCGCACTGGAGAACGGCCCTGGCTACGGACTCCGCGGCTTTCTCGAATGCCTTCATGATCACTGCTTTGATGATATCTGAATCTCGGCGGCCTCAGGCCTGTAATCCCATGTGGCAGGCAGCCTGCCAACCCGCTTGTAGTACTTCACCAGCCTGCGGATCTTGCTCTCAACAAGCTGGAGGGCCCTCTTGTTGTGTATGTCCTTTGTCCTTGGAAGCCTGCCCCCGCTTGTATCGCTCACAGCACCCTTCGGGAGGGCTCTGAGGAGGTGTCGCCTCAGTCCAAGCGCCTTTCTCATCAGGTTGCTCAGATCCTCAGGTATCTCCGGGAGCGCGTTCCTCTCTCTGAGGAAGCTGCTCAGGCCCTTTCCGAGGACCATCTTGACGTTCGGCACACCATACTGATCCCTGAGCGTGAGTCCGATCATCGCAGTCGACATCCCCCTCTCATGGAGGGTCATTATGGTCTTCTCGAGCTCCTCCTTGCTCACATCACACCACTCAGGCAGCTTGTCCACCAGCGGTGGTCTCGATCTCGATGAACCCTTCTTACGACTATGCATTCTGGCCATTTCAAATCCTCATCATACAATAAGTGCGAAGGCAGAATGATCATCGTAACTCAGGATAAAAAGCTTGCGCCGTTCGCAGGCGCCGGCCGGGAGGAATGAATGCGAGATCGCTCTCATCCCGCTCTCATCCGTTTGATGACTTGTCTGAAGACCAGGGGTCATGCTATGCGTTCGTTTCGAGTTAGTTGAAGGCACGGGATCGGTGATCGCACAATCCTCGAAATCATAAAGGCCAGGCATAAAGCCAGAATCTCTGCCAGAGAA
The sequence above is drawn from the Methanothrix sp. genome and encodes:
- a CDS encoding DHH family phosphoesterase → MKAFEKAAESVARAVLQCDRVVVVSHDDADGISSAGLLCNALARAGIPFQARLTPRLSADAIEGLEPPIVFCDMGSGQPEVVSGVKGDVFVLDHHRPVDSLDCMSLNPHSFGIDGAFEMSASGVVYSVVRKMGDNRDLAGLALVGAIGDRQAMIGANRLILEEGLAAGAVEVRPGLKMAEDGDVSKVFERSIEPLLDFTGDPERVRAFLREVGVDGKVEDLRGEPLTRLSTALVLKLLMQGSFAADSVIGEMIRLKREVVENAFELVLLLNACGRLERPGVGLTLCLRDRSALPEARRIADDYRKEILEGIDLLRRNNKEMENIRYLIAENLHGGGVIAGLGIRYLYTDKPLIVLNNKDGTVRVSARGNRPLIRRGLDLSVALRQAAESVGGKGGGHSIASGASIPPGTEEQFLFKLNEIIGGQLKR
- a CDS encoding 30S ribosomal protein S15; translated protein: MHSRKKGSSRSRPPLVDKLPEWCDVSKEELEKTIMTLHERGMSTAMIGLTLRDQYGVPNVKMVLGKGLSSFLRERNALPEIPEDLSNLMRKALGLRRHLLRALPKGAVSDTSGGRLPRTKDIHNKRALQLVESKIRRLVKYYKRVGRLPATWDYRPEAAEIQISSKQ